One Candidatus Zixiibacteriota bacterium genomic window, GGCAGACGACAGGTATCACCTGTTTAGGACGTCTGCCGCCCACTAGATGGTTGGTGTAGACGGGGGCGTCTGCCGCCCACAACTCGACTACATTTATAATATTGCTTCGAAGCCGGATTTCAGCGTTTTGTAGTCGCGCAGGCCACGGAACTCCTTGACCTTGTTACCGTCGCGGTCATAGAAGATTGTCATTGGCACGCCACGAAGACCGAACGAGAGAGCGACCTCATTGCTGCCCATCAGCATGACCCAATCAATACCCTGCTGCCTTGAGAATTTACGCACTTTGTCGGGAGTGTCGTTGACGGCCAACCCGATAATCTCCACACCTTTTGGCTGGTATTCTTTGTACAGACGGATTAGGTCCGGCAGTTCTTTGCGACAAGGTGGGCACCAGGTGCCCCAGAAGTTCAGTACTACTGGTTTTTTGCCAATCCATTCATCAGCGGTGTGGGAAATCCCATCAAGGTCCAGTGCTTGAAAGGAAACGTTCGGTTTGGCGGCATCTACGGTCGATGTTTGATGGCTCTGCACCTGCTCCTCAGCTTTGGGATCATCACCGCTACAGGATATCCATAATCCGGCGAAAGCCAATATTAAGATAATGCTTACAATGTTTTTCATAGTTGTTTTCACTCAGCCGTTCGGCTCTCTTTCCTTACTTGCTACCTTTTTCTGGAGACTGGGTTTGGGTTGTGTCGTAGTCCCCGTTTTTGATGTAGTTAAGATATTGTATCATTGTTTTTTTGTCTCGATAGCCACTGAAACATCCCAGTTTGGTACCTTCAGAGTTTAAGAAGCAGAAACTGGGGTAGCCGCGAACACCATACTCACGTTTTGCGAGATTCTTTTCGGTGATTTTGAACCCATCAATATTGAGTTCTTTCTTTGAGTCTCCATCAACTTTGATAGCGACAAAGTTGTCGGCGACCAGTTTAATCACATCCGGCTTTGAGAAAGTTTCTTTCTCCATCTTCTTACACCAGCCACACCAGGAGGTCGTGAAGTTTATAAGAACATGCTTCTCATCATTTTTGGCCGCGACCAGACCAGTGTCGTAGAGAATCCAGTCGATCTCATTGTATAACTCGGTTTCACCTTTCGGGGTAACAGCCATGCTGGAATCCGTCTCTCCCTGAGCTATGGCTAATCCAGTTGCGAGGGACAGCAGGAGTGTTGTCTGAACAAGGTATCTGAGAATCTTTGTCATCTGCCATATCCTTCAGTGAAGTTGTTCTTTTATATTGATTGGTCGTAAATAGGCGCACGAATCCCCCAGCAGT contains:
- a CDS encoding TlpA family protein disulfide reductase; translated protein: MKNIVSIILILAFAGLWISCSGDDPKAEEQVQSHQTSTVDAAKPNVSFQALDLDGISHTADEWIGKKPVVLNFWGTWCPPCRKELPDLIRLYKEYQPKGVEIIGLAVNDTPDKVRKFSRQQGIDWVMLMGSNEVALSFGLRGVPMTIFYDRDGNKVKEFRGLRDYKTLKSGFEAIL
- a CDS encoding thioredoxin family protein; the protein is MTKILRYLVQTTLLLSLATGLAIAQGETDSSMAVTPKGETELYNEIDWILYDTGLVAAKNDEKHVLINFTTSWCGWCKKMEKETFSKPDVIKLVADNFVAIKVDGDSKKELNIDGFKITEKNLAKREYGVRGYPSFCFLNSEGTKLGCFSGYRDKKTMIQYLNYIKNGDYDTTQTQSPEKGSK